The Chryseobacterium sp. JV274 sequence CCAGCGCATGTTTTATTTTTTCAAAACTGATTCCGAAATGAAGCCCCAGGCTTGCCGCTGCACAAAGATTGGTGAAATTATATTCTCCAGTCAGTTTTGAAACTGCTTTTACTCCCTGATAAGTCAATCCTACAAAATGTTCTGCAGAAAAAGATTCAAAATTGTAATCTGATGTCTCTTTTCCAAAAGTAATTTTAGGTAAATAATTTTCAGTTTTTTCTACCTGAATAGGATCATTTTCATTAACAAGAACAGTTCTGTTATCATTTTTAAGATAGTCATAAAGCTCAGACTTTCCTTTAATCACCCCTTCAAAACCTCCGAATCCTTCTAAATGGGCTTTTCCGAAATTGGTAATATATCCAAAATCGGGTTGAGCGATGGTACACAGGAATTCAATTTCTTTCTGATGATTAGCTCCCATTTCAATCACAGCCATTTCATGTTCCGGTTTAATGGAAAGAATTGTCAAAGGAACTCCTATATGGTTATTCAGATTTCCAAATGTATACTGTACATTATATTTTTCTGAGAGTACAGCATGAATCAATTCTTTAGTCGTCGTCTTCCCATTACTTCCTGTAAGCCCAATAAAAGGAATGGTAAGCTTGCTTCTATGATAAAGAGACAATTGCTGTAAAAACTCAAGGGTAGATGGAACATAGAAAATATTTTTATCTCTGTTTTCAAACTCCGGAAGTTCAACAATTACGGCCAAAGCTCCATCATCTATGGCTTTTTCCGCTAATGTAGCTGCATTGAAATTCTCACCGGAAAAGGCAAAGAAAATATCATTCTCTGCTATTTTTCTGCTATCGATGGTCACTTTTGCAGCCTGCAGAAATAAAGGATAAAACTGTTCTATATTCATGTGGAAATATATATTTTTTAAAAAGAGGTCATATGCAATCGCCAAATCTATATGAGTATTTTAGACTTTTTAACCAAAGCGATTTCATGGTTCAAAAATAAAAAAACCTTCCGAAAGTTCGGAAGGTTTTTTATAAGTATTTTTTGATAAATATTATCTTCTAGTTCTACCCTTATCGTTAGTTCTGGCATCCTGTGCAACACGGAATCCTACCCAACCATAAGCTCTGTTTTGATTTTTATATCTTCTTTGTCCCGGATCCAGCCAATATGCTGTATCCTGCCAAGAACCACCTTTTACAACTCTAACCTCGTTAGAAATTCCTGAAGTTCTGTCTTTGGTATCTTTTTGTAGTTTCACTCTACCAGCTCCATCTACAACAAAGCTTTGTTTAGGAGCATTGTACATATCGAACCCAGCAGCAGAATCAGAAGCTCTGTAATATTCTAAAGAAGATTGTCTGTCACCATCTCTGTAGTTTCTGTAATCAGCGATAGTTTGTCTTTCGAATTGTCCAGGAAGTCCTTTGTAAACTAATCTTCCGTCAGCCAAAGTATCATATTTGATAGTACCTTCGTCGATCATTTTATAAGTTCCGTCACCGTTTCTTACGATAGCCTGAGGCATGTTTCCTCTATAGTAGTTGAAATCACTGTAATCTTCATCAATGATTGGTCTGTACACATCCGCAGTCCATTCTGAAACGTTCCCGAACATACCGTATACACCAAGATCGTTAGATGGATACTTTCTTACATCAGAAGTCTGTGCAGAACCGTCATTCTTCCATCCTGAAATCCCTGAATAGTCACCTTTACCCATTTTGAAGTTTTCAAGGAACATTCCTCTGTCTCTTCCTTTGGTACCTCTTAGTCTTTCGATTTCAGGTTTTTTTCCTAGGTATTGGTTATATTCTCTGGTTTTTGCCATACCAAGAGCTGCATATTCCCATTCAACTTCGGTAGGAAGTCTGAACTTCTGTACCATTGCAGAATTTGGAGCTCTGTTAGCTGCAAGCAATCTCTGGTTTGTAGTTTTCATACCAGTTTTTTGCTGCATTCTTTTTTCATTAATATATCCTTGCATTTCAGGATCATTCGATTTGAATTTATCCATGTTGAATGCAGTTCCTCCCTGGTTGTTGGATTCGTTGATATACAAATCTTTGGCAATAATACCAGACTGCATCAAAGCTTTTTCATTCGCTCTATCTGTCAGCCATTCACAGTATCTGTTTGCCTGAGTCCAGGAAACTCCTACCACCGGATAGTAATCAAATTCCGGAGAACGCAGATACGTTTCATTATAATCGTTTCTTGCTAATTTGTTGTCCCACAATAAGGTATCCGGTAATGCACCGTTATAGATTTCCTTAAAACTAGGATCACTTGGTGGGAATACATACTTCAACCATGTCAGGTATTCGCGGTATTCGTAGTTAGTAATTTCTGTTTCTCCGATAAAGAATGAACTTACCTGCATCCTGCGAGGCGTGTTATTCCAATCGTGCATAACATCATCTTTCACTAATCCCATTGTAAAAGTTCCACCTTCTACATATACCATTCCAGGCCACCCCTTCTGCTTTTGTTGCTTTCCTGCAAAAAACCAACCTTGTTTTTCGTTTGGTTTCCAACCCGTTTTACTGACAAATTTTTTGGTACCGCCACCTTTGCTGGTTCCTGATCCGCCACAGCTGGTTAATGCAAGTGTAGAACTTAATGCTATTAATGAAAACAACTTTAGTTTTTTCATAGTCGATATAAATATTTTCAAAGTACAAAGAAAAAATAAATTATTCAATAAATCAAGTAAACATTTGATTTTTTTGAAAAACGTTAACAATTTAATTTTATTGTATCGCAATTTAATTCTAAAATTTTCATTTATTTTGTAATTTAGCAATTTCAATAGTAAACATGAAACGAAAAATTACGCTTTTATCTTTAATCGCTTTTGCATCAACACTTTACGCCCAAAGAAACACCATAGAATGGAATGGATCGAAAATTCAGGATTTTGGCGACACAAAATTAAATCTTCCTAATTTTAAAAATGAGGGTTTTTCTTTCAGCCAAAATAATGTTTTTATAGTAACCAAGCAAAAAATCGGAGAAAAGCAGCTTAAAATTTCAGATCTTGTCTGGGAAAGCGTTCCTACTCAGGATTTATTTGAGTTGGATAAAGGAAGACTCCCTGATTATGATGTAGCAGATGTTTCTTATTATAATTTAGATGGAGACAGCTATGCCAGTATCAGTGTTGCTTTGTTTAAAAATGTAAAAGGCCGTGTTCAGAGATTATCTTCGTTTAATGTTTCAGAAGCCTCTTCATTTGTAAATACTACAGGAACTGTTAATAAGATAGGAACAACCGGCAACCCATTATCAAGTGGTAACTTTTATAAAATAAAAGTTGACAAATCCGGTGTATTCAAAATCACATCCCAGTTTTTAAAAGATAACGGAATCAATCCCGGCTCTGTAAATCCTAAAAATTTCAGAATTTATGGAAACGGAGGGGTACTGCTTCCTGAATATAATCAGGATGCAAGATATGGAGCTTTACAGGAAAATGCCATTCAGGTAGTAGGTGAAGATGACGGGGTATGGAACGATAATGATTATGCTCTTTTCTATGCTCAGGGTCCTGATGGATATAACCTTTACGACACTTCCAATGGAAATGGTTTTAAAAGAAAAGATACCCGGTTCAGCGAAAGAAGTAATAACGTTAAAAATATATATGAAGATTTTTCTTATTACTATATCAACTTTGACAAAGGTTCAGGGAAGAGAGTTCCAACTGTTGATGGAACCCTTCCTGCCCAGCTGATTACAAGATATGACAATTACCAGGTGATCAACAAGGATCAGAAAAACTTGTTGAAAGTAGGAAGAACCTGGGTGGAAGACACTCCTTTCAGCAATGAAAAAACAATAACACTTTCCACCAACTCGCCAATACAGGCCGGTGATGTTATACGATACAGAACTCAGGTGGTAGCTTATAATTCGCAACAGAATACGATTGATTTTAAGATCAATAATTTAAATCCGCATCCACTGCAAACGATTCCTACAGATACTTCATCTTATCAGTATACCTTCTACCCTGTAACCTATTCCGGAACGCTTACCAATCTTACCGGAAATCAGATTACAATGGTTTTGAATCCTGATATTTCTAAAAACCCTAACGGAACTTTCTATTTTGATTATGCAGAAGTTCAGTACAAAGAAAATCTTGCGTTCAATGGTTCACAGATGAACTTCAGGGATTATTCAATTGTAAGTGGAAGTAATACAGATTACGGATTCAGCATTACCAATGCGGCTAATATAGAACAGGTATGGGATGTAACGGATATTACCAATGCCAGCCGAAGAGTGAATAAAGCCGGAGCCGGCGCTTTCAACTTTGCTTATACAGCTGCTGATCAGAATTTCAATAATGAATTTGTGGCATTCCGTGCTGATGCGGCTTTCAGCCCACAGTTTGTAGGAAGAATTTCCAATCAAAATCTTTCTGCCTTACAAAATATAGATTACCTGATTCTGACGGTTCCTGAAATGATGGGCCAGGCACAGAGAATTGCCAACTATCACCAGACTGCTCATAATTATAATGTAGAAATTGTAGACGTTAACAAAATCTATGAAGAATATGGCAGCGGAAGTAAAGATCTTACGGCTATAAGAGATTTCGTCAGCAAACTCAATACTCCTCTTGGCAGACTTCAATACGTATTTATCCTGGGTGATGCTTCATTTGATTATAAAAACAGAGTTCCCAATAATACAAACGTTGTTGCCAGCTACCAGAGTGAACAGTCTTCAGATTACGTATCCTCATTTGTAACGGATGATTATATTGTAATGACCAAACCGCAGACCACATTGTTAATTGAAAATAATTTACCGGATCTGCCTGTGGGAAGAATTCCTGCTGCAAACGCAAGTGAAGCTGGAGATATGATCAATAAAACATTGGCTTATTACAACAAACTTCAGGGGCAGTCAACTCCTTTCGGAGACTGGCGTATGCGACTTGACTTTGTAGTGGATGATAATGATGAGGGAGGAGGTCCGTTTCATAATGTAATGAACAGTTCTCTGGCCGGCATATTTGAACAACCGGGACAGACGGAACTTAAAGAATATAATGTTAAAAAGTTATATATGGATGCCTTTACCGCTCAGAGTACCTCTGGAGGTCGAAGATATCCACAGGTAAACCAGGCTATTTCCAATGCTATCGGAAACAGTTTATATCTGTTTTATTTCGGACATGGAGGAATCAATGGCTGGGCACAGGAAAGAGTATTAACAACTACTGAGGTTCAGAATGCCAATAACTTCTCTAATGTATACAGCAGATTCCCGTTTGTTTCTACCATCACATGTGAATTTACATTATGGGATGAGCCTGCAACCAATTCTGTAGGGGAACAGTTTATCAAAATGAAACAGGGAGGTGCATCAACAATGATTACTTCCAGCCGTGCTATTGGTGTAGATTACGGACGTGATTTCACGAATACATTTACCCAGAATATTTTTAAACTAACGAATGACGATTTCAATACGTTAGGAAATGCCCATTTACTGGCTAAAAAACAGAAGGGACCAAACAATAACCATTTAAAGGTAAACTTCCTGGGTGACCCTGCTATGAAATTAAGCAGACCTCAAAGACTTCTTACCATTGATAATATTGAAACTCCGGTTCCGGGACTGATCAGAGGATTGGATTTCGTGAAAATAAAAGGACACATCAATAATCCGAACGGAACATTGAACAATACCTTCAACGGGAAAGTCAGCATCAATATTTTTGATAAGAGATTAAATAAGAAAACATTAAATAATACCGGTGTTTTATCTCCGGTTTTAGATTATACAGAGGAAGGAAGTGCTATTGTAAAAGCTGCCGGAACTGCTGTAAACGGAGTATTCACTGCAGAATTCTATGTTCCTAAAGATATCAACTATGCGGTGGGACAGGGAAGAATTTTAGCCTATGCAGACAACAAGTCAACGGATGTTTTCAACAACCAGGCGGTGCAAGTAGGTGATATCAACCCTAATGGAATCAATGACAGCCAGCCTCCAAAAGTAAAACTGTATATGAATAACACCAACTTTGCAGATGGTGGAATTACCAACCAGAATCCTATGCTTCTTGCCTGTCTTACAGATGACACAGGAATCAACTCTACAGGTTCAGGGGTAGGTCACGATATTACCACGTACCTGGACGGGCAGATTATCAATACCGTTGTTTTAAATGATTTTTACTCTGCAGGAGAAGGAAACGGATGTTTAAATCCAAGTCTTGCTGACTACCAAA is a genomic window containing:
- the porU gene encoding type IX secretion system sortase PorU, which translates into the protein MKRKITLLSLIAFASTLYAQRNTIEWNGSKIQDFGDTKLNLPNFKNEGFSFSQNNVFIVTKQKIGEKQLKISDLVWESVPTQDLFELDKGRLPDYDVADVSYYNLDGDSYASISVALFKNVKGRVQRLSSFNVSEASSFVNTTGTVNKIGTTGNPLSSGNFYKIKVDKSGVFKITSQFLKDNGINPGSVNPKNFRIYGNGGVLLPEYNQDARYGALQENAIQVVGEDDGVWNDNDYALFYAQGPDGYNLYDTSNGNGFKRKDTRFSERSNNVKNIYEDFSYYYINFDKGSGKRVPTVDGTLPAQLITRYDNYQVINKDQKNLLKVGRTWVEDTPFSNEKTITLSTNSPIQAGDVIRYRTQVVAYNSQQNTIDFKINNLNPHPLQTIPTDTSSYQYTFYPVTYSGTLTNLTGNQITMVLNPDISKNPNGTFYFDYAEVQYKENLAFNGSQMNFRDYSIVSGSNTDYGFSITNAANIEQVWDVTDITNASRRVNKAGAGAFNFAYTAADQNFNNEFVAFRADAAFSPQFVGRISNQNLSALQNIDYLILTVPEMMGQAQRIANYHQTAHNYNVEIVDVNKIYEEYGSGSKDLTAIRDFVSKLNTPLGRLQYVFILGDASFDYKNRVPNNTNVVASYQSEQSSDYVSSFVTDDYIVMTKPQTTLLIENNLPDLPVGRIPAANASEAGDMINKTLAYYNKLQGQSTPFGDWRMRLDFVVDDNDEGGGPFHNVMNSSLAGIFEQPGQTELKEYNVKKLYMDAFTAQSTSGGRRYPQVNQAISNAIGNSLYLFYFGHGGINGWAQERVLTTTEVQNANNFSNVYSRFPFVSTITCEFTLWDEPATNSVGEQFIKMKQGGASTMITSSRAIGVDYGRDFTNTFTQNIFKLTNDDFNTLGNAHLLAKKQKGPNNNHLKVNFLGDPAMKLSRPQRLLTIDNIETPVPGLIRGLDFVKIKGHINNPNGTLNNTFNGKVSINIFDKRLNKKTLNNTGVLSPVLDYTEEGSAIVKAAGTAVNGVFTAEFYVPKDINYAVGQGRILAYADNKSTDVFNNQAVQVGDINPNGINDSQPPKVKLYMNNTNFADGGITNQNPMLLACLTDDTGINSTGSGVGHDITTYLDGQIINTVVLNDFYSAGEGNGCLNPSLADYQKGNVTYPFRNLAIGQHQLTFKVWDINNNSTSATLNFEVKDESDQHLTINRPLNWPNPFTNKTYIQFEHNCDDILDVNVQIYTITGRLVRTLSQPVVAEPFLQGFRTPRQAIEWDGRDDFGSTVAKGTYIFKIFAKSQNQEKCKGSATAVEKMVLLK
- a CDS encoding UDP-N-acetylmuramoyl-tripeptide--D-alanyl-D-alanine ligase, yielding MNIEQFYPLFLQAAKVTIDSRKIAENDIFFAFSGENFNAATLAEKAIDDGALAVIVELPEFENRDKNIFYVPSTLEFLQQLSLYHRSKLTIPFIGLTGSNGKTTTKELIHAVLSEKYNVQYTFGNLNNHIGVPLTILSIKPEHEMAVIEMGANHQKEIEFLCTIAQPDFGYITNFGKAHLEGFGGFEGVIKGKSELYDYLKNDNRTVLVNENDPIQVEKTENYLPKITFGKETSDYNFESFSAEHFVGLTYQGVKAVSKLTGEYNFTNLCAAASLGLHFGISFEKIKHALELYTPTNMRSQVVKKEGKTLVLDTYNANPSSMTASLNNFISFEGSKTIIIGDMLELGDESEKEHQNILKLAQELNFNEIITVGKHFKEVNSSDLAFENTTVLIEYLKQNKIHSENILLKGSRGIALEKLIEFI
- the gldJ gene encoding gliding motility lipoprotein GldJ, producing MKKLKLFSLIALSSTLALTSCGGSGTSKGGGTKKFVSKTGWKPNEKQGWFFAGKQQKQKGWPGMVYVEGGTFTMGLVKDDVMHDWNNTPRRMQVSSFFIGETEITNYEYREYLTWLKYVFPPSDPSFKEIYNGALPDTLLWDNKLARNDYNETYLRSPEFDYYPVVGVSWTQANRYCEWLTDRANEKALMQSGIIAKDLYINESNNQGGTAFNMDKFKSNDPEMQGYINEKRMQQKTGMKTTNQRLLAANRAPNSAMVQKFRLPTEVEWEYAALGMAKTREYNQYLGKKPEIERLRGTKGRDRGMFLENFKMGKGDYSGISGWKNDGSAQTSDVRKYPSNDLGVYGMFGNVSEWTADVYRPIIDEDYSDFNYYRGNMPQAIVRNGDGTYKMIDEGTIKYDTLADGRLVYKGLPGQFERQTIADYRNYRDGDRQSSLEYYRASDSAAGFDMYNAPKQSFVVDGAGRVKLQKDTKDRTSGISNEVRVVKGGSWQDTAYWLDPGQRRYKNQNRAYGWVGFRVAQDARTNDKGRTRR